One window from the genome of Dyadobacter sp. CECT 9275 encodes:
- a CDS encoding MFS transporter yields the protein MSTTETAPLKAEYVLPSGAWRVVVLLCFVGCLNYLDRTMITTMRTSIIQAMPMTDAQFGLLTSVFLWVYGILSPFAGFLADHFNRSRVIIISLFVWSAVTWLTAYCTSFEQLLATRVLMGISEACYIPAALALIVDYHKTSTRSLASGIHIAGIMVGQSLGFVGGWIAEKQDWSAPFGVFGVVGVVYSFILLWLLKDAPKTGQPQEKKQESEVHFFTALKSLFSQGSFLLLILFWSLLGIIGWMVMGWMPTYYEEHFNLSQGMAGLYATGYLYPASIAGVILGGFLTDRFSRGNSISTFLVPVIGLCIAAPAIFIASNTTVLPLAITMFMFYGLTRMFSDANIMPILCLIADVRYRATGYGVINLFACVIGGLGLYAGGVLRDMDVDLGKIFQSAALLMVVCIGLLYLIRRGVNKKSEEI from the coding sequence ATGTCCACAACTGAAACAGCACCATTAAAAGCTGAGTATGTACTACCTTCCGGAGCATGGAGGGTAGTTGTTTTGCTGTGTTTTGTGGGTTGCCTTAATTACCTGGATCGTACCATGATCACCACCATGCGTACCTCAATTATCCAGGCAATGCCCATGACAGATGCGCAGTTTGGATTGCTTACTTCTGTTTTCCTTTGGGTGTATGGCATTCTGAGTCCGTTTGCAGGTTTCCTCGCCGACCATTTCAATCGCAGCCGGGTAATCATCATAAGTCTTTTTGTATGGTCTGCCGTTACATGGCTGACAGCCTATTGCACTTCCTTCGAACAGCTCCTGGCCACCCGTGTGCTCATGGGCATCAGCGAAGCCTGTTACATTCCTGCGGCTCTGGCGCTTATTGTCGACTATCATAAAACATCCACTCGTTCTCTGGCATCAGGGATTCACATTGCTGGCATCATGGTGGGCCAAAGCCTGGGTTTCGTTGGCGGCTGGATCGCAGAGAAACAAGACTGGAGTGCTCCGTTCGGCGTCTTTGGTGTGGTGGGTGTTGTTTATTCCTTCATCCTGCTGTGGTTGCTTAAGGATGCCCCAAAGACCGGGCAGCCGCAGGAAAAGAAACAGGAATCTGAGGTACATTTTTTCACCGCCTTAAAGAGCCTGTTCAGCCAGGGTTCTTTTCTTCTGTTGATACTTTTCTGGTCTTTGCTCGGTATTATCGGCTGGATGGTAATGGGCTGGATGCCCACTTACTATGAGGAACATTTTAACCTTTCGCAGGGTATGGCCGGGTTATATGCAACGGGTTATCTCTACCCCGCTTCCATTGCAGGTGTTATTTTAGGCGGATTTTTAACCGACCGCTTTTCCCGCGGCAATTCCATATCCACATTTCTGGTGCCGGTAATCGGCCTTTGTATTGCCGCTCCGGCTATTTTTATTGCCAGTAACACCACGGTACTTCCGCTGGCAATCACCATGTTCATGTTTTACGGGCTGACACGTATGTTCAGCGATGCCAACATCATGCCGATACTCTGCCTGATAGCGGATGTCAGATACCGGGCAACGGGTTATGGTGTCATTAATTTATTCGCCTGCGTCATCGGAGGCTTAGGCTTGTATGCAGGGGGTGTGTTGCGGGATATGGATGTAGACCTTGGAAAAATATTTCAGTCTGCGGCTTTGCTCATGGTTGTCTGCATCGGATTGCTGTATCTGATCCGGAGAGGGGTAAATAAAAAATCGGAGGAAATATGA
- a CDS encoding sialidase family protein, translating to MRVLKISVVLILIALHPVAMAGGEKYEGRTSLADSARHLIISKGGEAGLYQAFPDACRLKNGDIVAVFYAGDEHVTKQSTQYPKAGRLCMVRSKDEGRTWSKPVTIYDDADDNRDPHIAQLSDGSLICSFFSLRYATFGAKDYEPVGGPQLIRSKDNGKTWEKKATLLQTGSVDWYCSAPVREMPDGTLILPVYYMDKGAVHAWGGVIRSTDKGKTWGQVIPIGQEANLPLAAETDVILLKDGTLYAALRAQKDFPMHYAVSKDLGKTWSKAMDIGFKGHSPSFTRLKTGEILLTTRAFKGTTGNRGYTGLRVSRDEGKTWEGPYLVDETLGAYPSTVELKDSSVLVVYYEEGKGSGIRVFRFNVPEKSGDRISLNNPEALLKLPLN from the coding sequence ATGAGAGTTCTGAAAATTTCAGTTGTTTTGATATTAATAGCCCTGCATCCGGTTGCCATGGCAGGAGGCGAAAAATATGAAGGCCGCACATCCCTTGCTGACTCTGCACGGCATCTTATCATTTCAAAGGGTGGCGAAGCGGGTCTATATCAGGCATTCCCTGATGCCTGCCGGCTAAAAAACGGAGACATCGTAGCGGTGTTCTACGCAGGAGATGAACATGTTACCAAGCAAAGCACTCAGTATCCTAAAGCAGGAAGGCTCTGTATGGTACGTTCTAAAGATGAGGGCCGTACCTGGTCAAAGCCAGTTACCATATATGATGACGCAGACGATAACCGCGACCCTCACATTGCTCAGTTGAGTGACGGATCACTGATCTGCAGCTTTTTTTCACTTCGTTATGCCACTTTTGGCGCCAAGGATTATGAACCGGTAGGCGGCCCTCAGTTGATCCGTTCAAAAGACAATGGTAAAACCTGGGAGAAGAAAGCAACGCTTCTGCAAACCGGAAGCGTGGATTGGTATTGCTCAGCACCGGTACGCGAAATGCCGGACGGAACCCTCATTCTGCCTGTTTACTACATGGACAAAGGAGCTGTGCATGCCTGGGGCGGCGTGATCCGTTCAACGGACAAAGGTAAAACCTGGGGGCAGGTTATCCCCATTGGTCAGGAAGCCAACCTCCCGCTTGCTGCCGAAACAGATGTTATTCTACTGAAAGACGGAACATTGTATGCTGCCCTGAGAGCTCAAAAGGACTTCCCCATGCATTATGCCGTCAGCAAGGACCTGGGTAAAACCTGGTCCAAAGCCATGGACATAGGTTTCAAAGGTCATTCTCCTTCCTTTACCCGGCTGAAAACAGGTGAGATCCTCCTTACCACCAGAGCATTCAAAGGAACTACCGGCAACAGAGGGTATACCGGACTCCGCGTCAGCCGCGATGAAGGAAAAACCTGGGAAGGACCTTATTTGGTGGATGAAACATTGGGCGCTTATCCTTCCACAGTGGAGCTCAAAGATAGCTCCGTGCTGGTGGTTTATTATGAAGAAGGCAAGGGAAGCGGTATCCGCGTCTTTCGTTTTAACGTACCAGAAAAAAGCGGCGACCGTATCTCGCTCAACAATCCGGAAGCACTTTTAAAACTTCCTCTAAACTGA